Proteins co-encoded in one bacterium genomic window:
- a CDS encoding transposase — MVKKHKFRRKFDKAFKLQAVKMVLDEGIPVIEVAKKLEVNQVIIHRWKQEYEEMGEKESFPGKGHQSAAEEENRILKKKLADVEEERDILKKAVSIFSKTSE, encoded by the coding sequence ATGGTAAAGAAACACAAATTCAGAAGAAAGTTCGACAAGGCATTTAAACTCCAAGCAGTCAAGATGGTACTTGATGAAGGCATTCCAGTAATCGAAGTTGCTAAGAAATTAGAAGTCAATCAGGTAATAATCCATAGATGGAAGCAAGAATACGAAGAAATGGGTGAAAAAGAGTCGTTTCCAGGTAAAGGCCATCAGTCAGCCGCAGAAGAAGAAAATCGTATTTTAAAAAAGAAGTTGGCTGATGTAGAGGAAGAGCGTGACATATTAAAAAAAGCAGTGAGCATCTTCTCAAAAACATCCGAATGA
- a CDS encoding response regulator has product MAKKKPIKILNVDDNEDVAELIDGVFKGEGEINGRPLEVTTTSDSVKAAEYIKETMFDAAIINKMMPHYDGYDICKMLKEKNPEAVAILQSADCNEQSFKGAFEFGFNEYIVAPFEPEVLLRRISRYF; this is encoded by the coding sequence ATGGCGAAAAAGAAACCGATAAAAATACTTAATGTGGATGATAACGAAGATGTAGCGGAACTTATTGACGGTGTGTTTAAAGGGGAAGGTGAAATCAATGGGCGTCCCTTAGAAGTGACGACAACCTCAGACTCGGTTAAGGCTGCTGAATATATTAAGGAAACGATGTTTGATGCGGCCATTATCAATAAGATGATGCCTCACTACGATGGTTATGATATATGTAAAATGCTCAAAGAGAAGAATCCTGAGGCTGTTGCAATATTGCAATCAGCCGATTGTAATGAACAATCATTTAAAGGAGCGTTTGAATTTGGTTTTAATGAGTATATCGTTGCTCCTTTTGAACCGGAAGTGTTGTTGCGCCGTATAAGTAGATATTTTTAG
- a CDS encoding type II toxin-antitoxin system HicA family toxin → MTKLDKLFFALMNKKKEIRYPDLVKVLKTLGYLERQGKGSHVVFSHKKHVTITLPKNNSVKRCYVEQVRAVLEKYLGGEE, encoded by the coding sequence ATGACTAAACTGGATAAACTTTTTTTTGCACTAATGAACAAGAAGAAAGAAATAAGATACCCTGATTTAGTTAAAGTTTTAAAAACGCTTGGCTATCTAGAGCGACAAGGAAAAGGTAGTCATGTAGTGTTTTCACACAAAAAACACGTGACCATAACACTTCCTAAAAATAATTCTGTAAAGCGGTGTTATGTTGAACAAGTTAGGGCAGTACTTGAGAAATATCTTGGTGGAGAGGAGTAA
- a CDS encoding type II toxin-antitoxin system HicB family antitoxin → MKKNNIKSDLLKYKKINYRVELIPDNRDGGFVAVIPDLPGCISQGETEEEALKMIAEAKVLWIEEELKRGRTIPLPREKYSGKFIVRVPKTLHERLSLEAEREGVSLNTEVISILERGFVRA, encoded by the coding sequence ATGAAAAAAAATAATATTAAATCTGATTTATTAAAATACAAAAAGATAAATTACCGAGTAGAGCTGATTCCTGATAATAGAGATGGTGGTTTTGTTGCTGTAATTCCGGATTTACCGGGTTGTATTTCCCAAGGAGAAACAGAAGAAGAAGCTTTAAAAATGATTGCTGAAGCAAAGGTGCTCTGGATCGAGGAAGAATTAAAGCGTGGAAGAACGATTCCCTTACCGCGTGAAAAATATAGTGGAAAATTTATTGTTAGAGTTCCTAAAACGCTACATGAGCGACTTTCATTAGAAGCAGAGCGCGAAGGTGTTAGTCTTAATACTGAAGTTATTTCTATTCTAGAACGTGGTTTTGTAAGAGCTTAG
- a CDS encoding BrnT family toxin: MIEYDSDKNSINIEKHGISFDEAVDLFQDPDLLELKARSMDEPRFLLIGKIKEKFWSAIVTYRKNKIRFISVRRARKEEVDFYESQRT, from the coding sequence ATGATAGAATATGATAGTGATAAGAATAGTATAAATATTGAGAAACACGGAATATCTTTTGATGAGGCTGTTGATCTTTTTCAAGATCCTGATTTACTTGAATTGAAAGCGAGATCAATGGATGAACCAAGATTTTTACTCATCGGAAAAATTAAAGAAAAGTTTTGGTCAGCTATTGTGACTTACAGGAAAAATAAAATTCGTTTCATATCAGTTAGAAGAGCAAGAAAAGAGGAGGTTGATTTTTATGAAAGCCAGCGAACTTGA
- a CDS encoding CopG family transcriptional regulator codes for MKASELDKKFDNGESVLQYFDTKNVKKPELKLKRVNVDFPIWMVHSLDHAASRLGVSRQAVIKMLISEQLKHDGNRITGHV; via the coding sequence ATGAAAGCCAGCGAACTTGATAAAAAATTTGATAATGGCGAGTCGGTTTTACAATATTTCGATACAAAGAATGTTAAAAAACCCGAGTTGAAATTAAAACGTGTAAATGTGGATTTTCCTATATGGATGGTCCATTCATTAGATCATGCAGCAAGCCGGCTAGGCGTATCACGCCAGGCAGTAATTAAAATGCTGATCTCAGAACAACTAAAACATGATGGAAACCGGATTACGGGACATGTCTAA
- a CDS encoding DUF3179 domain-containing protein: MEQMIALYSIAFFSLVIGMGAIFTLIEKFPVKLLYYHYHFRKPIIWTAFTVTLIWQILDGKDGIPASSVLPLMIIAVAVVLTYRVHQSSWFRAVYFPKMTTDLATLPLSDNSQMAIIEYEGITKAYSLDYVIHHHIINDKFDDKIVALTYCAMCRSIIPFDVTEIGPLFVASFKNANMIVADRKTGTFFQQVTFNSIIGKLYPYSLKMIMFQILPWQAVKKLNPVPQVAVITKNDLRPFRLPMPGVWKKVMSSELTPGLSTIDKTFPSKIRVIGISDASMNTKIVYLKSEILQQGVVRNDELGITLISMGDTINGYKNTVVSETINLRLKDGQIIEDSISGTHWDITAKYLNGTIKHNLEKIASSDEYWFSWKKFHPESKLVRISNSESTTRM; encoded by the coding sequence ATGGAACAGATGATAGCATTATATTCAATAGCATTTTTCTCTTTGGTTATTGGAATGGGAGCCATTTTTACTTTAATTGAGAAATTTCCTGTAAAACTACTTTACTACCATTATCATTTTCGGAAACCAATAATCTGGACTGCTTTTACAGTCACATTAATTTGGCAAATTTTAGATGGGAAAGATGGGATTCCTGCAAGTTCGGTATTGCCCTTAATGATTATCGCAGTCGCTGTCGTTCTAACGTACAGAGTCCATCAATCAAGTTGGTTTCGAGCAGTCTATTTTCCGAAAATGACGACCGATTTAGCAACGCTTCCATTATCAGATAACAGTCAAATGGCGATCATTGAATACGAAGGGATTACCAAAGCATATTCTTTAGACTATGTCATTCATCATCACATTATAAATGATAAGTTTGACGACAAAATAGTTGCGCTTACTTATTGTGCTATGTGTCGGAGTATTATTCCTTTTGACGTTACAGAAATAGGACCGCTATTCGTTGCTTCTTTCAAAAATGCCAATATGATTGTGGCAGATAGAAAAACAGGAACGTTCTTTCAACAAGTGACATTTAATTCGATTATTGGGAAATTATATCCCTACTCGCTAAAGATGATTATGTTTCAAATTTTACCTTGGCAAGCAGTAAAAAAATTAAACCCTGTGCCGCAAGTTGCGGTGATAACTAAAAATGACCTCAGACCTTTTAGACTTCCAATGCCCGGTGTTTGGAAAAAAGTAATGTCATCAGAACTAACACCGGGTCTTTCAACTATAGATAAGACGTTTCCATCAAAAATACGTGTTATTGGCATCAGTGACGCGTCAATGAACACAAAGATAGTTTATTTGAAATCAGAAATACTCCAACAAGGCGTTGTAAGAAATGATGAATTGGGTATCACCCTTATTTCTATGGGTGACACTATCAATGGCTATAAAAACACTGTGGTTTCGGAAACAATTAACTTAAGACTTAAGGACGGACAAATAATTGAGGATAGTATAAGCGGGACCCACTGGGATATTACAGCGAAATATCTTAATGGAACGATTAAGCATAATCTGGAAAAAATTGCGAGCTCGGATGAATACTGGTTTTCCTGGAAGAAATTTCACCCGGAAAGCAAATTAGTAAGAATAAGCAACAGCGAAAGTACAACACGTATGTAG
- a CDS encoding transposase, producing MERYKNKYRVGTIRLKDWDYSSNGCYFVTICTKNQEPFFGDWVDGRLVLKDVGKIAECYWREIPVHFPCVKLDAFVVMPNHVHGIINIEKPVGGNVETLHCVGRDVAGHCRDVAIVNRRDVAWQSRFYEKIIRGERDFHHIRQYIMNNPGN from the coding sequence ATGGAGCGCTACAAAAACAAATACCGTGTCGGAACAATCCGCTTGAAGGATTGGGATTATTCATCAAATGGATGTTATTTTGTCACGATCTGCACAAAAAACCAGGAACCGTTTTTTGGTGATTGGGTTGATGGCAGATTGGTTTTAAAGGATGTTGGGAAAATCGCGGAATGTTATTGGCGGGAAATTCCTGTGCATTTTCCGTGCGTGAAATTGGATGCGTTTGTGGTTATGCCGAATCATGTGCACGGGATTATTAATATTGAAAAACCGGTAGGTGGCAATGTAGAGACGTTGCATTGCGTCGGTAGAGACGTTGCCGGACATTGTAGAGATGTTGCGATTGTAAATCGTAGAGACGTTGCATGGCAATCCCGGTTTTATGAGAAAATCATCCGGGGTGAAAGGGATTTTCACCACATCCGTCAATACATCATGAATAATCCGGGGAATTAG
- the rplM gene encoding 50S ribosomal protein L13: MSTPFPKTGKVERKWFLIDLEGKILGRAATRVAIILKGKHKAIYTPHLDTGDHVVVINAEKIRLTGRKLEKKLNFRHSGWPGGAKFTPYSEMMAKKPEEVFKLAVKGMLPKNTLGRNMLKKLKIYKGDKHEQIAQQPQKMEI, from the coding sequence ATGTCTACGCCTTTTCCCAAAACCGGAAAGGTGGAACGCAAATGGTTTTTAATCGACCTGGAGGGTAAAATACTGGGTCGTGCTGCTACGCGTGTGGCCATAATTTTAAAGGGGAAACACAAAGCCATTTATACACCGCACCTGGATACCGGCGATCATGTTGTTGTGATCAATGCCGAGAAAATCAGATTGACCGGAAGAAAGCTTGAAAAAAAACTTAATTTTAGACATTCCGGATGGCCGGGCGGCGCGAAGTTCACACCTTATTCTGAGATGATGGCGAAAAAACCGGAAGAGGTTTTTAAGCTGGCTGTGAAAGGCATGCTGCCGAAAAATACGTTGGGCCGCAATATGCTTAAAAAACTTAAAATTTACAAGGGCGACAAGCATGAACAGATTGCACAACAGCCCCAGAAAATGGAGATTTAA